Proteins from a genomic interval of Trifolium pratense cultivar HEN17-A07 linkage group LG6, ARS_RC_1.1, whole genome shotgun sequence:
- the LOC123891801 gene encoding uncharacterized protein YALI0A18139g-like, producing MYIRKKNIVLGTTVTSTLYERYMKISRENVYGFEPFDFNLSYYCTQEFANWWRRYFDSKHLGDAVLISRLESGFTQPQIKRIEQQVKTTVTKKQAAETVKTVKEKPTPKAVESGEPSKARKRPTNNLSTETGPSKKPKPNTIVVSDEEEEEEEESFQRKRRQPLASVETNIPETTSDKSTPEAEVQEDVAMPDATLNESDNMPQQNINPEDIISNKSSGDTLKDSETTISEKIIPEPSQDQQEHPKSAETDNKSSPFKEWNETAAVEVDANETSSEEDFDSEAMKEAEAGGSELLPETSTSKLSASLGLAEEEFISLQIHDPEAALKLLISKTTTDPLSSSGPSNSTASDSEINSSVRQDSLISKLYTDFINGDILASVEEHPANAFKHKSFLNKLHNPQTDLETLGKVIQLESILDQFATTVQNLKRNSQKLVGQQAAYDALFEKAMAAQSKVDQMKAQVQQPGLGIQECTNNISKWEAEINSLRAEIADREKKILEEKAKRSKIEEAVAATTQESIREAAKEGISHFSAATVIKEEIKSLEDAIKIQTVEVGLIKDHYADFKSKCLS from the exons ATGTATATAAGAAAGAAGAACATCGTGCTTGGGACTACTGTGACTTCCACTTTGTATGAAAGGTATATGAAGATTAGTCGTGAGAATGTTTATGGCTTCGAGCCATTTGACTTCAACCTCTCTTACTACTGTACACAAGAGTTTGCCAACTGGTGGAGGCGATATTTCGACAGCAAACACCTAGGAGATGCAGTGCTTATCTCGAGGTTGGAGAGTGGTTTTACTCAACCTCAGATAAAAAGAATCGAACAACAAGTCAAGACTACAG TTACCAAGAAACAAGCTGCAGAAACTGTTAAGACAGTTAAAGAAAAACCAACACCAAAGGCAGTTGAATCTGGAGAGCCTTCTAAG GCACGTAAAAGACCAACCAACAACCTTTCTACTGAGACTGGCCCATCGAAGAAGCCAAAACCTAACACGATAGTCGTCAGTGACGAAGAAGAG gaagaagaagaagagagttTCCAGAGAAAGAGGAGACAACCTCTTGCGAGTGTCGAAACAAATATTCCAGAAACTACTTCTGATA AGTCTACCCCTGAAGCTGAAGTTCAAGAAGATGTTGCTATGCCTGATGCTACACTCAATGAATCGGATAACATGCCCCAGCAAAACATCAATCCAGAG GACATCATATCGAACAAGTCTAGTGGTGATACTCTCAAAGATAGTGAGACCACTATTTCTGAAAAGATCATACCAGAGCCTAGTCAAGATCAACAAGAGCATCCTAAATCTGCAGAGACTGATAACAAGTCCTCTCCTTTCAAGGAATGGAACGAGACTGCAGCAGTCGAAGTCGATGCTAATGAGACTTCCTCAGAAGAAGATTTTGATTCTGAAGCCATGAAGGAAGCAGAAGCTGGTGGATCAGAATTGCTGCCTGAAACTTCGACATCGAAACTGTCAGCCAGTCTAGGGCTTGCTGAAGAAGAATTCATTTCCTTGCAAATTCATGATCCTGAGGCTGCTCTAAAACTTCTGATTTCTAAAACGACTACTGATCCTTTAAGTTCGAGTGGACCCAGTAATTCAACTGCTTCAGACTCAGAAATCAATTCTTCTGTTCGACAAGACTCTCTGATTTCAAAGTTGTATACTGATTTCATCAATGGAGACATCTTGGCATCAGTTGAGGAGCACCCTGCTAATGCTTTTAAGCATAAAtcttttttgaacaagttgcaCAATCCTCAAACTGATCTCGAAACCTTGGGGAAAGTCATCCAGCTCGAATCGATCTTGGACCAGTTTGCTACTACGGTGCAAAACCTGAAACGCAACTCTCAGAAACTTGTTGGTCAGCAGGCTGCTTATGATGCATTATTCGAGAAGGCCATGGCTGCTCAATCGAAAGTTGACCAAATGAAGGCACAAGTTCAGCAACCAGGCCTTGGGATTCAAGAATGTACCAACAATATTTCTAAATGGGAGGCAGAGATAAATTCTCTTCGAGCCGAGATTGCTGATCGAGAGAAGAAGATCCTCGAAGAGAAAGCAAAGCGTTCGAAGATTGAAGAAGCTGTTGCTGCTACCACTCAGGAATCTATCCGCGAAGCTGCGAAGGAAGGTATTTCTCACTTCAGTGCTGCCACTGTGATCAAAGAAGAGATTAAATCTCTCGAAGATGCAATCAAGATCCAGACTGTCGAAGTTGGCCTTATTAAGGACCATTATGCTGATTTCAAATCCAAGTGTTTATCTTAG
- the LOC123891803 gene encoding uncharacterized protein LOC123891803, whose translation MQEFARQTGFKLLTSTPYYAQANGQVEAANKIIIGLIRKHIAQKPRNWNKTLNQVLWACRNSPKESTNSTPFRLTYGHDAVLQVEIYLQSIRIQRQMEIPTDHYWSMMFDELVDLDEERLRALDTLSRQKERVAKAYNRKVKSKTFEVGNLAWKVILPMDKKDRVLGKWSPNWEGPFKIIQVFSNGAYEIEELTSEKRTLNINGKYLKKYKPTLLEVNVSTK comes from the coding sequence atgcaagaatTCGCCAGGCAAACAGGGTTTAAACTTTTGACTTCGACACCTTATTATGCACAAGCAAATGGTCAAGTAGAAGCtgccaataaaattattattggatTAATCAGAAAGCATATTGCTCAAAAGCCAAGAAATTGGAACAAGACTTTAAATCAGGTCTTGTGGGCATGTAGAAATTCCCCTAAAGAATCAACAAATTCTACTCCATTTCGATTAACATATGGTCATGATGCCGTGTTACAAGTGGAAATTTATTTGCAATCTATCAGAATTCAAAGGCAAATGGAGATACCAACTGATCACTATTGGAGTATGATGTTTGATGAATTGGTTGATTTAGacgaagaaaggctaagagcgcTTGATACTTTAAGTagacaaaaagaaagagtagcAAAGGCCTATAATAGGAAGGTTAAATCAAAAACCTTTGAAGTGGGGAATTTAGCTTGGAAAGTTATTTTGCCTATGGACAAAAAAGATAGAGTTTTAGGCAAATGGTCTccaaattgggaaggaccttttaaaataatacaagtatTTTCGAATGGTGCATATGAAATAGAAGAATTGACTTCAGAAAAGCGAACATTGAATATAAATGGtaagtatttgaaaaaatataaaccaacgCTTTTAGAAGTTAATGTTAGCACAAAATAA